ccttaAAATACATTTggcatacaatatttttatcctCCTAACTACGTTTCCCTAATATAAAGGAATTAGTTATACTAAACTGGTCTATCTGTTATTCCCTTGACTCTTAGTTGGTTTCAAGCCTCCGATAGTTACAATTTAGATAGCTCGCTCAGTTTTGATTTGTTACGAGTGTACCAAAGCGTGCAGAAAAGTAACACAGAGATATAAATAAGTAGGATAAATAGGATAAGTCTTTTAGCCACAATTGATCGGCAAATCGATCCAAAAGATTTTCTTACGATAATAAGGTGTGAATAAACCgtacataaaaatattacaattgatTACATTTGCGCAAAATTCTCGTGTAAAACACCGGTAGAATTCGAAACCTCGCATtggaaataatttctaaaaataaattgaactgGTTGGACTCGTTGGTAAGTCTGATGCAACAAATCTTGCCTTAAATATCAATACTTTCAAATCTATTACCTTCTTCGTGTTTAGCTATTCCCAGTGACACGTTATTCGATATGGAACAATGAACCATCattgatttatttctttttctccatTCTTACGATATTAACTGTACTTTCCAAGCATCAAATTATTCCGTATTCACTTTTTTCTTTGTGTTTCGAAGATTGTTGTCTGTTTGCAGAAAATGGCAATTTACGAGCCCATTACACGAAGACCACGATCAGAGCCGGGGAAATTTTACGATTAATAGCAGTCTTCCAGGACACGAGGAAGTGCAGCACGGTCTCCTTCGGGATTTCTGGTAGCTCTTCAGAGAAGGATCAGTACGCACAATGCTTGGATCCACATGGTCGCGAGGTATTTGCACCGTTATCGGCGAGAGGCGAATTTTACGCCATTTGTCAGAACGGAAGCATCGACACCGGAAGCGACGAAGTGCTATACAAGGTGCACCACCTTGCGAAAAGACCGTTACCTCTAAGGGTAAATATTCCTCGTACATCGAACTTAATTATTGATTATATATGTAGAAATTGTCTAATATAATTGTCTAATAATAGTGGTGGTAAAATAAAGGTGAATAAAGCTCTAGGTTAAACGTGTATCGAATGAGGTCACAGTgggaacaaaacattaacaaagcacacaaataacaactacgctgactacgctattaTTATTTCACGCGACACGACACGCATTGACTATTCTCCTACAATGACTGATCTCGaacactcttctctcgcaccttGTATTCTCATTCGTTCCCCTCCATTCGAATCAATTCCTTTCGTTGTCACGcatattttattacttttgtaATTGAATAATGGGGTAAACGTGATAAAAATAATGATTAATCGATTAATCATCGTAGAGATTAATCGGTAATCAGAATTGAACAAAATGTAATCGAACTAGTGATTGATGGTTATATGAAACATAGTAGACAAACAGTCgatcgtttaaaaagaaaatacttttaCGGAGTTGGAGTTGTAAAATATATCGTTTTGACACTATTGTTAAGATATGTCTAATTTAACTTATTTTAATTGTATATAAacagttattaaaaatattgttcgaatagATTTcgaagaattacgaaaaattattcgaataaataattattgtccGATTAAATTACTCCgttgaaaaaattttgttccGATAATTATCCTCGATAAATATAcagttgagtattcgaatatcattaacaATCACGTTCTTTTGGACTTCACCCGCCAAAAATGATTCAATTTTGTTGCCATCAGATTCGTTACTCTGTTGCTCGGATACATGAAAATGTgttctttgtttattttaatgTTGTACCTTGCGTAATAAACTTGTAACCTCACGTTTTAAACATAATAAAGTGCAAATCGGAACActgaatgtaaaaattataattttctctataaatgtgaaagataaatttctttatttatcggcgtaaatatataatgtaccgtttataattattcataattatATGGTACATTTTGAAGCACGAACCTTCACATAAACcgacatcacaattttcgcgaaaaaaattttatttcttttcgtatGGGTTTTCCTGCATAGCCGAGAAGAGTGGGGAGAAATGCGAAGATCGAAAAGCTTCGAAATTCGAATTTATCAATGTTTATATATCAGTATATACAATAAGAAAGAGAGTCAAGAGATCTAGCAACATGCAAGACTTGAACGTTAAGGGAttaattgaatatttgagtattcgaatgtcatTAGCCgaatattgttattaatatatttatcgtaaattttcaaaaatattatgaaCTTGTAGAACTTAATGCATAGTCCACGtcacactattcgaatactacaaaTATCCAAATACTTTATCAGTGTACAAGATCTTCGAATAGTCAAATGttcgaataatactcgaatagACAAATGTTTAAATAGTGTTCGGCAAATACAAAAGAATTCGATAAGTAATGCCAATTTTAATCACAACTCACCGTCGTTGCTCATCACATTACTATTTGAAAATTCTCGTTTCTTAGGTTCGTTTAATAGCTGGTCCGCTTCCTGTACCCTTACCAAGAGAATACGGTGGTTTGATGCAGCTGGAAAGTTCGACACGGGGACCAATCGTTTTAGGATGTATCGTACCGGAAAGGCCAGTTCACAATCCCGAAATGCTTGAACTTGTAGTGACTGGAAGTGGCGCTCCGAGAGTGAGAAGAGCACGATTAGGTTATCCATCGGAGGCTAGGTTATTGGCATCGCCAAAAATGCAACGATTATTATCTGCTTGCAGGTAAATCATGTTCCTATCGgcattgttttaaatttatttcattgcTTTAATGCATTCACATGTATTTATTACGTTCATCATTTTCTGACTTTCAAACGTTCACtttcgaaaactactcatggAAAATCGATATACCACTCAATCGATATTCGCCGGAATCGAATGGAGAATCGTGCATTGTCACAATACAAGTACATACCTGAATATGAATATTAGTTTACTAATCCTTCTCAACTGACTCAGTGATTACGcgatacgattaaaaatttaatcgtcAAAATTAATCGCGATTAATGTAGTCGATTACTGAAAACAATCGCTCACGACGATCGATAATCGAATTAATCATTAATCGCTCACGAGGCCTACCGATTGGTTTAATTGTTCAATCGTTGTGAGCAATAACAATTATCTTAATTAAAATTCGTCCAACGTTATACATAAATTATCCATTCGATAATATATACTTTTTGTGTCAATATATCGCCACACATTCAGTAACGGGGCCATTAACTTATCCCATTCCTAGTTATTCGAGTATCATGATTCTAGATATGAATCGTTTAAGAATCGATAAATCAAAGAAATATCGATTTCATGCATACGTACATGCAATCGATAGCGAAGTACCTTATACGCGATCATTTATGTAAGATAATATACCGTACTGTGTCCCGTATTACCGCGATATTCGAAAGATGcaaaacatttgaaaataaatattctatgtGGCTTAACCTGTTCTTCCACTTCAGCCGGGCCGTCGGAGATCGTGCAACGGAACCAAGAGTGGCACCTTTAAAACTGCACCCGGTCGGTGAAAACCTCAAAGAAATGCATTTGAAGAAGATCAAACCGAAACCTGAAACGAAGCCAATCCTACAAAGTTTAAAAGATGGACTGGAACAATTGAAGAAAACCACCATTAGAGAAAAGAGTCAAACCAGACAAAACTCTCGGAATGGGTTCCTAGAACGAATTTCGAAGTTTACTCAGGGTGGTCGTAGCAGAAATCCTGCGAAGAAATCGGCTTCGTTTACGTTTGCGGTGAAACCAGAAATCGCAATAAGGTGTCAAGAGCGTTACTCCAGTCTGGAGCCAGAAACTACCTCTCATCCGAATCACTCGAACTCCTCCAAGCAACCTGTACAAAGATCGGTCTCTACGAGCGTTTTGGAAATGCCAATGAATGTCGAGCTGCAGCCCAATTATTCTCGAGTCAGAGACAGTCTTACACCAGTGCCATCCCTCCCAAAATTAACCAGGACCAAAGCTGATGATATTTACGCGGAGATCTGCGAGAACGCGGCTGCGCAGGTCCACAAGTGTCCCGGAAGTCACGTAATGGCCAGAATTAAAATCATCGTGAAAGGACGCGATTCGCCCGCGGATCTACCGAGTAAAATCAGTAACGATAGATATGCGAACTCGATGGTAACAAACGAGCGAATCGATTCGATAATCAGCACAGAGGACGAGGTTATATATAATACGATATTTTAAGCacaaaaaattttataattataagttAACCGGCTGTGTTTGATGATTGAAAATCCGTTATTTTTTATTGGCACGCAGTTACGAATTAAatctgtattatattatataaagagCACCATAAAATTACATTTAGTATCGTAGGAACCGTAATAATTGCATGTACATACCTCTGCCATACGTACTAACGATTGCAATGAGATTGAATAGAATTATAAGAGTGAAAGGCTCAAGTTTTTTCAAAACAGAAGTTATGTAATATTTGTGAAAAAGTAAAACCGAATATAGATAATAAAAtagatatataaaaatttattaaatatttgtgtatttttctttataataGAAATGCAAGTtacgatttctttatttttaatttttctgatCTTTTGGAATTTTTGCCTGTAATgggaattcttttatttttagattttttaCTTGTCTTCTTCCATTTCAAGGGAATTTCTTCAATGGCTTTTCTCATAACATCAACAGCTTTCTGATTATCTTCGATTAACCCAAATTCAATATTAGAATCAGGGTATTTTCCCGAAAATCCTTTTGGAAATAGTGGTTTTAATATGAGAGATGTCAACtgatacttttttattttcaattgatGTTTTAAATCTGCTGTTTCTTTCATTCCTAATTCTAATtctctgaaaaataaaattattttcgttgcaaaaaaaaaaacaaatactaaCAAGTAATAAATATGAGTTTGCTGAATCTCACTCTTCATCTTCTTCCATCACTAAATCCATTTCCTCAACCGCTTTACGTAACCAACCCTTTTGTGAACTATCTCTACGACACTTTAATTCCAATTTATCAATTTCTCTAGCAATATCAACTCTTTCTTTGACTGCAATTAGCAACCTGTCTACTACAGGAAATACAGGTAAGTCTTCcgctaaaattaaaataagttttaattaattttccccTCTGTATTATCAATTAGCATTATTATTATCGAATCTATGCACTTACTGCGATCGAGTGTTTTACACAATTTGGTATAGTTCAGTTTTTCAGACGGTTCCATCATAAGAACGGTTATTCCTTCTTTCTGTGCCCTTGCAGTTCTTCCACTTCTGTGCACATAActctgaaaaataattaaatgtgaAAAACTTGTATGTACTTGTAAGTAATTAAATTTGTCTATGCATACTTCAGTTGTTCTGGGAACTTGATAATGTATTACATGCTCAACATTTGGAATGTCCAAACCTCTTGCAGCTACATCTGTAGCTACTAATAATCCATTCTCATCTGTCTGGAATCTACAATTATTTCTGTTAACTGTGGAATTTTACTTATTCAGAAGCTTTTACCTTTCAAGATTTTTCAGTCTTTGTCTTTGTTGCATACTAGCATGCAAAGGTAATGGTTTGCAATCGAGTATTCCAAAAAGAGTGACTAAGCGTTTTACACATCCAATACTATTGCAGAATATAAGTGTCCTACCAGTATGCctttttaaaaaatagtaaagATAATAATCTTTATGATCTATTGTACACACTATTCTACATTCTGTTAAACCACTGGTAGTACCtagaggaaagaaattttcgttcattttaaGTTATTCTACTAGTAACATACTCAATTAATTAATGTAAAAATACATAACCTGCTTCTTTTGTAATATCAACAATTTTTGGATTTTTTATTCCTACTAATTCTACAATTTTCTGTAATTTCTGACTAGCTGTTAGCTTGGATATCTTACTCTtaagatatttctttttttttctttgtaaatacTCTGGAATATCGTGCACCATGGTTAATGTAGCAGAAAACACAAATGTCTGTCGTTTTTGTGACTTGCTTTTatgcatatttattttttctagtAGTTGTTGTAGTTCTTGGAAATGTCCTTTTTCCAACATTCTATCTGTCTCATCAATAGCCAAATACCTATTATGTATTGTAATATATGCATTTCATATTGATTCATGGTTTTTAATGCAAACAAGTTCAATTTTAATTCTGATAGCTTTAACATATCATTAattttccacaacttcaaattttaatataaaaagaaattacttaACAACACTTACTTAATAGAATCCACCTGATTAAGATGTGGATTACCTTGCTGTATTAATTCCCATAATCTACCAGGTGTAGCAATTACAATCTCAGGACCTTTACTCAATATTCTTTCTTGTTTAACTGCAGCCATTCCACCTAATACAACTGCTatctaaataatacaaatatttagcaATTAATGTTTGCATGGTAGTGTCGCTGTGCTTTATATCTCAAAATACTTACTTTAATATCAGTATATTTTGCAGCTTTAGTGAGATGATCTTTTATTTGGACAGCTAATTCACGAGTTGGTGTTAAGATTAACGCATATAGCGGCTTTTGTATATAATTCTGAGATTTgttaatttttacattattgATTACACGTACACAACCAATATTTTTTCTTGTAGCACCAACGACCTCTTCACAATCAGATTCGGATAAACTATCATTACTTTCTACAGTTTTGCTTTCTGAACAAATCCAACCTTTGTTCTTAATGTTAATATTTGTATCTTTTATAGATGTATTTAATTCATTAGACTGTTTACTTTTTGATTCCAAAATTCCATTTATAATTGGAATTCCAAAAGCTAATGTCTTTCCACTACCTGTTTCAGCAGCACCTAATATATCTCTATGACCTAATATTGCTACTGGTAAGGTTAATGCCTGTATAGTAGTAGGCGAGTAAAACTGTTGATCTTTTAATGCTTTTATTATAATTGTGGGTACACCTAGCGTACCCCATGCTTGAATATCAATATCATATACATTACTTCCATCATCAGTATTTTTCTTACAAACTTGACTTTCATTGTTAGAACAAATATCTAAATCATCCTTTATAGGCTGATTTGCTATTGCTTTCTCATTACTTTTTCCTTTAAGTTTGTTTTTATTAAGCTTTCTAATCTTTGCTTTCTTTGATATTGGTTCATTATCATCATTTTCTTGCAATTTGTTTAAACTTTTACGCTTTGACAATACCTGTAaagaatacatatatattctTCATACTGAACTTTCCACAATAATAAATCTTATTATCACTAATTTTAGACATTCTTTACcttaattttttctcttttattttctccatcacaaattacaatttttgttttattatttattttttctaatttataaTCAGTTAATTCTTCTACGCCAATTAAACCATCAATAGCACCCAAAAATACAGAACCTTCTAATGTTAGTGGCTTCCATCTACTTATGTTACTTTGTTTCGTTTTAGACATCATTTTCATAATATTGGTAATACacgttataattaataataaacaaacaaaacattaagaaacaattatttcaaacatCATAACCTTATTCAGTCAACAATAAAACATGTGGCATAGTCGCTGTTCCACACCGGCAAACGTGAAATATTTATCCAGTGATGCCAAAAGGACCATTGTGGATATCACTGCTTCATCATATTGAATAGATGTCTATAGTCCATCCaaagagacgagataccaatgtttacattaacgCCTGCGTGATTAGTCTATAACTATTGGTTTATTTTCCTGAGCTTCGGGAACAGTTCTCACTCAGTTAGAGAGAATTTTTTTCTCTGGTCAGAATAAACCGAACGGTGTAAAAGAACTTTCGGAATTCACACTGCATGTCTTCTTTCGAATCGCTTGACTCAATTCGAACCGTTCGATTTCCTTCAAGTTACTCGGTTTATTCGAATggttcgattttttttaaacaaaccgaACATTATTCGGTTGATAGTAGTGCTCGTAGTAGTAGAAGTAGTAGTAGTGATAAAATATTCCTTTATTATCCTATATTTGTCTTATATTTCTGTAAGAAGTCATTGTTCGAAAACATAGTTTATTTATTATGTATACTGTTGATTATACAAGTCATTTAATTGTAagtcaaataatttaaattacaaaaaaataacaataaagtttagaaaaaatgtTCTACGTAATCATTTGGTCCGAGTATTGTGAAATTAACTCTGATCTGATCACGCACTCATTGCGTGGAATCATCGTATTCGGTATCTCGTCCGTTAGACGAACTATAGGCACGTTTTGATTTCTAATTGGTAGAATACTCGTGCATACGTAAATGCAAAACTGATTGATACACTCAACCTAAAGGGGAGAATGTGAACAAAACCACATGACTACGAAACATTTACATTGATCTACTGCATCTGTGACCAAGAATGTATCATAGACAATCACGAAAATAATAACACGGAAAGATTCgataaaaagttaaaaaaataaatggcAGAACTTccattacaaaattattataaatatttgaaccTTCAAAAGGAAATTTACTATTATAGATATATAGTGACTTACATAAATGTACTGCATCTGTATATCTATTCAAAGCATAGCACCCTATTATTTGGTACTATGGAGTTCTTTTTTACTTACATGGAAGTAGAAAAAATTTACGTATTACACTGTTATACTTAGTTTAAGAAAATTGTTCAAGCGGtcaaaaaaattctaaatctcCAAAGAGAAAATCATAAGGTCTAACTCAATCAAAATCCCGTCTCCTTCGGATAGGAGACTTGGTAGCGCCGAATTTAGTGATTTTTGCTAGCCGAACAAAAATCATTTGACTAGTTATCTATACGCAGTTAAAAGTGCTACAATGAAAAATGCAACATATTTCAAATTCCGATTGGTAGAATATATTTGACTATGCATATTCTACCAATCAAAAGTCGAAATACCCAACGCCTTTTGTTGCACCTATGCAATATTGCAGCTTGTCCAACTGTACACATACGATACGCACATGGATCATAtagattctttaattttaaattaacacGTTACGATTGATGTTACTGGTAGAGGTTAACTGTGTACAATACAAAAGTGTGCATTCTAGGTTGTAAAAGTTTCAAATGCACTATCTTAAATAtaacatattttaaataaatgtaattaatatcTGAAATGGTAATTAATGTCAAATAAGTGATGTGTTCTGTTGAGTTTTTATTGACTTAAGTTTTCGTTTCCATAACAaaacattatttacaaaatgattaaaaaaactTGATAGAGAAAATGGTATTTCTCTAATAATAATGTTATACGAAATGCACATTTTAAAGATAAAGATATGTACAAGAAGTTGGTGCAgtgcaataatttaaaataaatttttttaacttCCAACTTTATACAAGCAAGTACGCAACAGGAGGTTAGTAATTTAAACATTAAAAAAGATGCAAGTGAAGATAGTAATCCTTTAATGATGCAGCCTCCTACTGTAATCTCTAAATCAAAAAATCAGTCTACAAATGATTTAGGAATTAGAAAACTAATTCCTGTAACTCAAAGTCAATTTAATAAAGctttatcaaaatttaatactagtaaaacaataaattcaaattctaaCAAAGTAGTACCAATGATTAAAGctataaatacaaatacaatacaAAAAGTTTCAGACATCAAAATCACAACAAAAGTTCCagttttaaaaattactataaataaaaaatataataggcCTTCTATGTCAAACTTAGATAAAAGTAAGCATGTATCAAATGTTACCAATAATATTGATGTTTATAAAACAACAAAATGTTATACCTATAACAAAGTAAAAACTAATCTAAAAAATTGTGTACAAAATATTGCTGTCTCTCCAAAACCAGTTATAATAAATTTAGTACCTGTTGTATTTGATAAATCTATCAAATGTGAAGATATAACAATGGAAACAAAAAATGCTTGTACTACATCTAAAATTGCATATACTAGAAAAGGAGACTTATCAAGAGATAATTCGTATGTATTATTacagatgataataataatataataataattaatatgatTTCTGTGTTTTGAAtaagttgaatattttaaattaatatattttaatataattaaatatatgaaACTTTGTAGtgttaaaagtaaaatttttctAGGCGTAATCAAACATCAGCAGAAAGAATAAGATATTTGTACACAAAAGCACAAAGAGATTGTGATGTATTAAGAATACGTTTAAAAGCATTAAGAGAGAGACATAAacaggagaaagaagaaataaaaaagttaCAAACGCATTTAGATAATCATTATAAAAATGTCATAAAAGAATCTCAAAATGAAATTGCTAcaagtaatttaaaaagaaagaaattatttgtgTCTTTGGAAGATCCAGAAGAAAAAGATGAGTATGAAAAATTGCTTAGAGAAGTTAGGAAAATTAAGCAAGACATACTAAATCCAAAGTATCCTGTCACAGCatcaaataaaaaattagaacaaatagatatatttaatcataataaaaatgaagaagTAAGTACTGAAATTTACAACAATGGTATTGAAACTAACAAAGggttatataaaaaatcacaTTCTGATGTTGAATCTGTTGATATTAAATTAACAAGTTCTGAAAAAGATGTAGAGCCACTTTTTAAAGATACATGATACTTCAATCAATAAACAAAGTATtgaaagtactaaaaatttagtATACAATTTGTATCCTCTTGTATCATTTTTAGTGGTCTTGATCTATGACTACTATACAAAATGATAAACAAtgtgaaatttgtttaattattttatgtaaatgttgaaaaaaagtttactatcattgaaaataaattgtaagatTTAATTTGTTCTTATGATACtactgtatttttttcttttaataataattaaccatagtaataataaaatattttttattttgtaataaaaagtgttaaaaaactaataaattagtaaaaatataaacattaacTTTCTtgcattgtttgaaattttagtAAATACATGTCAGAAACAAAAAAGATATTAACttaaaaaactatttttttttatttacaatattttaatatacaatGACATgtagtgaaataaataaaaaaaaatttacagttACCTATTCTGATTTACACTATCACTTGAACTATTTGCAATAATCTTAATATTTTGATTTAATATTGCAGTTTTTTCTTGTAAATCATTGAGTACAGTTGTTTGCTCTGCAGAATCATGTAATTCAGACACTTTTGTTTTTTCCAATTGTACAATAGTTGCATCTACTCCTGTATTTTCAGGTATTAAGGATGCTTCATTAGAAGCTTTTTGCAATATTAATGATTGCATATTAGAGGTAGATAATGAGGAAACGATAGAATCTTTCCCATTTTTTGGAATTGGTAACAAAAGAGTCAGAGGTTCTAAAATActatttctatttaaatatgtaattccctgtaataatagtaattaatatatttatgtatttctgtattactaaataatatttacaatttaacgAAAAAGTACTTGTAATTTCCCATGaaaaaagtttctcgagtttaatATGGTACATTTTATTAACTATCTTTACATACCTCTACTTGTAGTAAATTCTCTGAGATGCCTAAATGAATTGCAATTTGACTTGGTGGGAAAATAGCATGAATACAGTACTGTATATAAGGAATTAATTGTTcgctcaaacattctgtaaattTTAGCATGTTTTCTCTTTCTGTAGCTGCAAAAgcctaaaaataagtatattaaatCAAACATACAATTGTATAATTAAAGAATTAAGATATTATagttataaaataaaactaCATACTTGTTGTTCTTGTTTGTAAAAAATCAATATAGATTTTGCTACATTGTATAAAGACTCTTCTAAAATGATTGTACAGAAAACTGATAGTGCTACTGGGGGACAAAGTCGTATTTCATTGAAAGCAGATATAAGACCATTACAGTATTCAGCTAAAGGATAAAATTCCACTAATTGTTCTGGTGGATGCTCctacaaaaaataattttatacaaatttggaaaaaatatatatacaacgaataataacgtataaaaagaaaacatattttattcAACAAAAGTAAATAAGTAATGAAGCCAATTACTTACAGATTTAACAGTAGTACTCATTTTTATAttagttttatatattttattaattagtgTAAATGATTCCATGTCTTTTTCAAACTTCTTTGTTGTTTTACGAATACtgaactcaaatttttcaccaATCATATGTACAAATATATCAGACATTCGTCCAGTAAAATCAGCACCCACTCTACCAAATGATAAACCAAAATATGTACATTGGCCCAAAATAGAATCTATAGATGTTACACCAGGTAAATCTTGTTCTAAAGTcattagaaactgagaaatctaAAAAGAAAGATTGATTAAATTATGTTAAcaatatataatagaataaaaCGTGAATAGTCTATGTACCTTTTCCTCAAGCCAATGATAAAATATAGCAGACTCATTTACAGTTGGGTCTCTTCCAAGTATTATGAGCTCATCGTCATTAAACATAGCTCTATATTGTGTTATTATGTTAAACAAATGTATCCTTGATAACTCAATTGTTTTTGTAATATGGAGATTAGCTAATAAAAACAAACATTCAATATTACTAAATTATACATGTAACAATTAATAGTAACAAATTAACTTACGATCATCTTTGGGTATAGCATTTAaaagactttgaagccaactgTCTCGTGCTTGAAGAAATTTAATACGTAATTCTGGTTCTGTGAATGCATCCATTGATCGTAATAATCCAACAAGTTGTAAACATCTTGGAAGTGGTAGATCTCCTCTTAATGACCCAACAACTTGTCCTACCATGCCTGACCAACTACTTTCAATTTCTGCCACTATGGACTATATTGTTAATgaacaaaatgaaatatgttttttGTCATAAACTTTTTTATATCATATCATACCGATATAATTGGAATGTCTCCATGTTTGGTTCCTAATTGACGTGCATATTGAGATAATTCTAATGCCTCATTATATTGATTGCTCCTTAAACAAGATTCCATTAATTGAGGCATTTCAAGTACTTCCAGCAATTCTGCATTCCTTGTTAA
The sequence above is drawn from the Ptiloglossa arizonensis isolate GNS036 chromosome 1, iyPtiAriz1_principal, whole genome shotgun sequence genome and encodes:
- the Mrpl48 gene encoding mitochondrial ribosomal protein L48 isoform X1; protein product: MMQPPTVISKSKNQSTNDLGIRKLIPVTQSQFNKALSKFNTSKTINSNSNKVVPMIKAINTNTIQKVSDIKITTKVPVLKITINKKYNRPSMSNLDKSKHVSNVTNNIDVYKTTKCYTYNKVKTNLKNCVQNIAVSPKPVIINLVPVVFDKSIKCEDITMETKNACTTSKIAYTRKGDLSRDNSRNQTSAERIRYLYTKAQRDCDVLRIRLKALRERHKQEKEEIKKLQTHLDNHYKNVIKESQNEIATSNLKRKKLFVSLEDPEEKDEYEKLLREVRKIKQDILNPKYPVTASNKKLEQIDIFNHNKNEEVTTCCHRSIVNRTLRFYSIYEPPYLKQKLKGPPEYSTLTIQIKGYVFPILESYQSYIYKIANLLDVNVTDSFAFPHREYNIKKFKKSSEIKDCEYQLRMYERDMLVSNVSSIKCPILIRILEATLPEGVHLHVYTYNPEEEKKRYIPDMQLHTLKSQLGDLEEKKHN
- the Mrpl48 gene encoding mitochondrial ribosomal protein L48 isoform X2, which encodes MSNLDKSKHVSNVTNNIDVYKTTKCYTYNKVKTNLKNCVQNIAVSPKPVIINLVPVVFDKSIKCEDITMETKNACTTSKIAYTRKGDLSRDNSRNQTSAERIRYLYTKAQRDCDVLRIRLKALRERHKQEKEEIKKLQTHLDNHYKNVIKESQNEIATSNLKRKKLFVSLEDPEEKDEYEKLLREVRKIKQDILNPKYPVTASNKKLEQIDIFNHNKNEEVTTCCHRSIVNRTLRFYSIYEPPYLKQKLKGPPEYSTLTIQIKGYVFPILESYQSYIYKIANLLDVNVTDSFAFPHREYNIKKFKKSSEIKDCEYQLRMYERDMLVSNVSSIKCPILIRILEATLPEGVHLHVYTYNPEEEKKRYIPDMQLHTLKSQLGDLEEKKHN
- the LOC143147356 gene encoding ATP-dependent RNA helicase DDX24; its protein translation is MKMMSKTKQSNISRWKPLTLEGSVFLGAIDGLIGVEELTDYKLEKINNKTKIVICDGENKREKIKVLSKRKSLNKLQENDDNEPISKKAKIRKLNKNKLKGKSNEKAIANQPIKDDLDICSNNESQVCKKNTDDGSNVYDIDIQAWGTLGVPTIIIKALKDQQFYSPTTIQALTLPVAILGHRDILGAAETGSGKTLAFGIPIINGILESKSKQSNELNTSIKDTNINIKNKGWICSESKTVESNDSLSESDCEEVVGATRKNIGCVRVINNVKINKSQNYIQKPLYALILTPTRELAVQIKDHLTKAAKYTDIKIAVVLGGMAAVKQERILSKGPEIVIATPGRLWELIQQGNPHLNQVDSIKYLAIDETDRMLEKGHFQELQQLLEKINMHKSKSQKRQTFVFSATLTMVHDIPEYLQRKKKKYLKSKISKLTASQKLQKIVELVGIKNPKIVDITKEAGTTSGLTECRIVCTIDHKDYYLYYFLKRHTGRTLIFCNSIGCVKRLVTLFGILDCKPLPLHASMQQRQRLKNLERFQTDENGLLVATDVAARGLDIPNVEHVIHYQVPRTTESYVHRSGRTARAQKEGITVLMMEPSEKLNYTKLCKTLDRTEDLPVFPVVDRLLIAVKERVDIAREIDKLELKCRRDSSQKGWLRKAVEEMDLVMEEDEEELELGMKETADLKHQLKIKKYQLTSLILKPLFPKGFSGKYPDSNIEFGLIEDNQKAVDVMRKAIEEIPLKWKKTSKKSKNKRIPITGKNSKRSEKLKIKKS
- the LOC143147360 gene encoding uncharacterized protein LOC143147360; the encoded protein is MSSHGEFSTMSSEEVPSLPKSLPSSREATAEGSSGSSGGYMPLREFLDRFSLPRVVRLEGAGGRPVLLYKQQQKSLRVTATLLIHRYRHDVKVGPEIVIPEGYPGWFSVISGTNTTGGARVYRRVDSLVRAGVPAFLLAAPLRAYILTHSKMENGNLRAHYTKTTIRAGEILRLIAVFQDTRKCSTVSFGISGSSSEKDQYAQCLDPHGREVFAPLSARGEFYAICQNGSIDTGSDEVLYKVHHLAKRPLPLRVRLIAGPLPVPLPREYGGLMQLESSTRGPIVLGCIVPERPVHNPEMLELVVTGSGAPRVRRARLGYPSEARLLASPKMQRLLSACSRAVGDRATEPRVAPLKLHPVGENLKEMHLKKIKPKPETKPILQSLKDGLEQLKKTTIREKSQTRQNSRNGFLERISKFTQGGRSRNPAKKSASFTFAVKPEIAIRCQERYSSLEPETTSHPNHSNSSKQPVQRSVSTSVLEMPMNVELQPNYSRVRDSLTPVPSLPKLTRTKADDIYAEICENAAAQVHKCPGSHVMARIKIIVKGRDSPADLPSKISNDRYANSMVTNERIDSIISTEDEVIYNTIF